A stretch of Coccidioides posadasii str. Silveira chromosome 2, complete sequence DNA encodes these proteins:
- a CDS encoding 40S ribosomal protein eS24 (EggNog:ENOG410PNWS~COG:J~BUSCO:16247at33183), with translation MADAPVTLRTRKFLRNALLSRKQMVVDILHPNRANISKDELRGKLAELYKSNKDQVSVFGLRTQYGGGKTTGFALIYDSSEALKKFEPRYRLVRIGAADKVEKASRQQRKQRKNRSKKFRGTAKTKGPKKDKKNK, from the exons ATGGCTGACGCTCCTGTTACCCTGCGGACACGCAAGTTCCTCCGCAATGCGCTCCTGAGCCGCAAGCAGATGGTCGT TGATATCCTCCATCCCAACCGCGCCAACATCTCCAAGGACGAACTCCGCGGAAAGCTCGCCGAGCTCTACAAGTCCAACAAGGACCAAGTCTCTGTTTTCGGTCTTCGCACACAATATGGTGGCGGAAAGACTACCGGTTTCGCCCTCATCTACGACTCCAGTGAAGCCTTGAAGAAATTTGAACCCCGCTACCGTCTCGTCCGTATTGGTGCTGCTGATAAGGTTGAAAAGGCCTCCAGACAACAAC GCAAGCAACGAAAGAACAGATCGAAGAAATTCAGAGGCACAGCAAAGACCAAGGGCCCCAAGAAagacaagaagaacaaataG